The following is a genomic window from Sutcliffiella horikoshii.
TTAGTCCTTTCCTAAAAGAAGTGTGGGACTACAATATTGATATTGCGATTGAAGCGGCTAAAATGGGCTTTCAGGAAATACAGTTCGATTATGTGCGTTTCCCTGAAGGATTTGAAAAGAGAGACACAAGTCTTGAATACACTTATGGGGAATATAAGGATTTAGATATGGACAATGTCCAAAAACGAGTGGAAGCAGTGACGGATTTTGTAGAGTATGCTCGTGAGAGATTAGAACCTTACAATGTTCAGGTGTCTGTGGATATCTTTGGTTATACAGCAACGTTGCCAGAAGCACCAGGAATCGGACAGAACTTCAGTCGCATTTCAGAGCACGTGGATGTTATTTCATCTATGATTTATCCAAGCCACTGGACAGCTTATTTTGGGATTGCAAAACCGGATACAGAACCATATAAACTGATTGCTGAGTATTCTAAGCTTGAAAATGCCAAGCTAGACGAGTTGGAAAATAGGCCAGTATCAAGACCTTGGATTCAGGACTTCACAGCAACTTGGCTTGGGGCGGGCAATTATATTCCATATGGACCGAAAGAAGTGGAAGATCAAATCCTTGCTCTAAACGAAAATGGAATTGATGAATACTTAATATGGAATGCAGGTAACAACTATACAGAAGGACTAGACTTTACACCTTTGAATGATTAAGACTTAATACAAAATTAGATATTGTTCTTTGTCGCTTCGAAAAACCTCATTAAAAGTAATATTTTAATGAGGTTTTTTTATTTTTCTCCGCGTTTGTCCATATCCAAGTTTGGGAGTATTTCATTATATAGGAGTAAATAGGAGAGGGGAGAACAAAATGTCCAAAAGAAAGAATAAATTTAACAATCAATGCTTTTCTTGCGATGACTTGGAAAGAGCAGGACTTGGGTCTGGAATGGCTGCAAAGGAATTGTCGTTTCAACCTTTAACGACAACTACCACAACTTTTCCCATATTAATATCACTTGATGATGCATTAACTACTCCAGGAATTGAATTTTTAAGAAATGGAATATCTTCAGGACTTCAAACAACAACAGGTGGTATTTACGACCTTTCATATATTGTAAGTTCTACAGTAACGACTCTTACTGGAGTTGCCAACACATTGATATTCGAGCTTGTAACAAGCACAGGAAGGGTAATACCAGATTCTACATCTTCTCAATCTTTTCCTGCAGCATCGGTAGCAGGATTTGCTGCTAATACCAATTTAGAGGTAGCGGTGAGAGCAAGATTGTTCCCGGGTGAATCTGTTTCCATAGTGTTGAGATCAATTACCCCATTAATATCAGCAGGAACCATTTCTATCAACACAGCATCATTGTTTATTACACCAACGGCAGATATTGAAGAATTTAGAGAAGAATCATCACATTGTAAAGAAACAGAAACCAGAAAAGATCCTTGCAAAAAAGCCTTGTATTTAAGTGCTTATAAAAACTCGTCCTATAGAAATTAAAAGTATGCTTTAAAAGTTAAAAAGCCGACTGCCCTCCTAATTAAGAAAGGACAATCGGCTTTTATCAGTTATTTCTTTTTCCCACCAACACTCTTCCAACCAGCCTGCACACTTGCAGACTTATCGAAGCTTTCAGAGCCTTTCTTTCCGCCAAAAAGCTTTTCTCCGATACCGTTTGTTAGTACGCCCATAACGGCGGTAATTCCGATTACCAGTATTGCTACGATAGTAAAGTCAATGAAATATTCAATCAAAACCACACATCCCCTTTGTCTTATGTAATCGTATACAAAAAACAATCATACTCCTATTGTATGGTATGTTTAATAGAAAGGGAAGAGGGTATATTAACACTGAGGTCTGTTCAAGTTTGTTATACTTAAGGTGTACATAGAGATATAAAGAAAGGGGAGTTTATTACAGAATGAATTGGTATGAGAAATTAAATCAGTATTTTCCAGTAGAAGAGATGAAATCAAGGGAGCATATGGAGCTTCTTTTAAAAGAAAGAGGGGACATTTATCACAAGGATGAAGGAGAGCATCATGTATTAATGTATGTGGAGCTTGATAACTTCATTTTCATCGACTACTTGTTTGTTTCAAAAGATGCAAGAGGGATGGGACTGGGACATAAGTTGCTAGACAAAATGAAGGAAAAAGGCAAGCCGATTATTTTAGAAGTAGAGCCAGTGGATTACGAAGACACTGATACAGAAAAACGACTTCGCTTTTATAAAAGAGAAGGGTTTGAACATGCGACATCCATAGGCTATAGACGTCGTTCTCTTGCCACAAATGAAGTGAATGCGATGGAGATCCTTTACTGGTCACCGACAGATGCAGGTGAAGAGGCGATCTACGAGGGAATGAAGGCTACATACGAGCAAATTCATACATATAAAGATAAAGAACTGTACGGTGAATCTTATGATAAAGTAGACAAAGTACTTACCTATGATGAAGACGATGATAATGAGGATATTTTATCTAAATTGTAAAAAAACGTTAGTTCATATGACGAGAAATAGAACCATTACCCACGGGTAGTGGTTTTTTAACAAGAAAATACTTGCATAAACAAGTATTTTTCGTTAAAATAAAATCGCTGAGAGGAGTTGAAAAGATGAAACCTGACAGTAACTACAAATTAGATGATTCAATAGGTTATAAACTTTTCCATGCATCAAGACTAATGAATAATCGCATTAACAAATATTTTAAAGAGAACGAATTTCCAGTCACCTATGAACAATGGCAAATACTGAGTAGATTGTATGAGAGGGACGGGCTAACGCAAAATCAAA
Proteins encoded in this region:
- a CDS encoding putative glycoside hydrolase, whose protein sequence is MMKKMIGGLVAAVGIFVLGGTFVQAEGEEVLQAAQHATKKVEMQTRELPVSIARFAFDSGYTFTYPDAVRGIYVTGHSAGGERFPRLLDLLNKTDLNAMVIDIKDDHGYLTYIPEEENSPFMDIAQPYIKDPKQMMKTLEENEVYPIGRIVVFKDTVLAKKRPDLSFQENGKVWVNGREEAFVSPFLKEVWDYNIDIAIEAAKMGFQEIQFDYVRFPEGFEKRDTSLEYTYGEYKDLDMDNVQKRVEAVTDFVEYARERLEPYNVQVSVDIFGYTATLPEAPGIGQNFSRISEHVDVISSMIYPSHWTAYFGIAKPDTEPYKLIAEYSKLENAKLDELENRPVSRPWIQDFTATWLGAGNYIPYGPKEVEDQILALNENGIDEYLIWNAGNNYTEGLDFTPLND
- a CDS encoding GNAT family N-acetyltransferase — encoded protein: MNWYEKLNQYFPVEEMKSREHMELLLKERGDIYHKDEGEHHVLMYVELDNFIFIDYLFVSKDARGMGLGHKLLDKMKEKGKPIILEVEPVDYEDTDTEKRLRFYKREGFEHATSIGYRRRSLATNEVNAMEILYWSPTDAGEEAIYEGMKATYEQIHTYKDKELYGESYDKVDKVLTYDEDDDNEDILSKL